From one Culex quinquefasciatus strain JHB chromosome 3, VPISU_Cqui_1.0_pri_paternal, whole genome shotgun sequence genomic stretch:
- the LOC6043936 gene encoding potassium voltage-gated channel subfamily H member 8 isoform X2 codes for MPVRRGHVAPKTTLIETIIRKFDTHNRSFLVANAQPESCHIIFCSDGFCKMTGFTRAEVMQRSACTEFLQGQMTSQAVVQSIKEALRKGEEQHFEILYYRKNGVKFLCSEVIAPIRSEVDDISLFIINFEDLTNPTTPEPIEQVKLSKFDRARASFRQSFRIGHIALRDRGLRLAGYLTPPSDATQEEEEIGINRSAIERGFCSDRVSQTTVLKVETNIWTPMSTPALTRTKELEAMGPDIDTLSGPGEIVITSPETAKLEVTPVEHSTPTIVDVKPEFQQTKSLDFDVQSKLVDPENTKLIHSYESTHAKNCRGLIEKRAHTIDDFMRGKARLFSKTNKKKRLSKPNQNLNLKFASKTSKSL; via the exons ACCGTAGCTTCCTAGTGGCCAATGCGCAGCCGGAATCGTGCCACATCATCTTCTGCTCGGATGGCTTCTGCAAGATGACCGGATTCACGCGGGCCGAGGTGATGCAGCGGTCGGCCTGCACCGAGTTCCTGCAGGGCCAGATGACCTCCCAGGCGGTCGTCCAGTCGATCAAGGAGGCGCTGCGGAAGGGCGAGGAGCAGCACTTTGAGATCCTGTACTACCGGAAGAATG GTGTCAAATTCCTATGCTCCGAGGTGATAGCCCCGATCCGGTCCGAGGTGGACGACATCTCGCTGTTCATCATCAACTTCGAGGACCTGACGAACCCGACCACGCCGGAACCGATCGAGCAGGTCAAGCTGAGCAAAT TTGACCGAGCGCGGGCCAGCTTTCGACAATCGTTCCGGATCGGTCACATCGCCCTGCGGGACCGGGGTCTGCGGCTGGCCGGGTATCTGACGCCGCCCTCGGATGCCAcccaggaggaggaggagatcGGGATCAACCGAAGTGCCATTGAGAG GGGGTTTTGCAGCGACCGGGTCAGCCAAACGACGGTGCTCAAGGTGGAGACGAACATCTGGACGCCGATGTCGACGCCGGCGCTGACGAGGACCAAAGAACTGGAAGCGATGGGCCCCGACATCGACACGCTCAGTGGACCAGGCGAAATTGTGATAACGTCTCCAGAG ACGGCCAAACTGGAAGTGACCCCGGTGGAGCATTCGACGCCGACGATCGTCGACGTCAAACCAGAGTTTCAGCAAACCAAAAGTTTAGACTTTGATGTACAATCAAAAC TTGTAGATCCCGAAAACACTAAACTAATCCACTCTTATGAAAGTACGCACGCGAAAAATTGTCGAGGGTTGATAGAGAAGCGTGCCCATACGATAGACGATTTTATGCGAGGTAAAGCccgtttattttcgaaaaccaacaaaaaaaaacgcttatcaaaaccaaaccaaaacttAAATCTCAAATTTGCAAGCAAAACAAGCAAATCTTTGTAG
- the LOC6043936 gene encoding potassium voltage-gated channel subfamily H member 8 isoform X1 — translation MPVRRGHVAPKTTLIETIIRKFDTHNRSFLVANAQPESCHIIFCSDGFCKMTGFTRAEVMQRSACTEFLQGQMTSQAVVQSIKEALRKGEEQHFEILYYRKNGVKFLCSEVIAPIRSEVDDISLFIINFEDLTNPTTPEPIEQVKLSKFPFLSVDRARASFRQSFRIGHIALRDRGLRLAGYLTPPSDATQEEEEIGINRSAIERGFCSDRVSQTTVLKVETNIWTPMSTPALTRTKELEAMGPDIDTLSGPGEIVITSPETAKLEVTPVEHSTPTIVDVKPEFQQTKSLDFDVQSKLVDPENTKLIHSYESTHAKNCRGLIEKRAHTIDDFMRGKARLFSKTNKKKRLSKPNQNLNLKFASKTSKSL, via the exons ACCGTAGCTTCCTAGTGGCCAATGCGCAGCCGGAATCGTGCCACATCATCTTCTGCTCGGATGGCTTCTGCAAGATGACCGGATTCACGCGGGCCGAGGTGATGCAGCGGTCGGCCTGCACCGAGTTCCTGCAGGGCCAGATGACCTCCCAGGCGGTCGTCCAGTCGATCAAGGAGGCGCTGCGGAAGGGCGAGGAGCAGCACTTTGAGATCCTGTACTACCGGAAGAATG GTGTCAAATTCCTATGCTCCGAGGTGATAGCCCCGATCCGGTCCGAGGTGGACGACATCTCGCTGTTCATCATCAACTTCGAGGACCTGACGAACCCGACCACGCCGGAACCGATCGAGCAGGTCAAGCTGAGCAAAT TTCCCTTTCTTTCAGTTGACCGAGCGCGGGCCAGCTTTCGACAATCGTTCCGGATCGGTCACATCGCCCTGCGGGACCGGGGTCTGCGGCTGGCCGGGTATCTGACGCCGCCCTCGGATGCCAcccaggaggaggaggagatcGGGATCAACCGAAGTGCCATTGAGAG GGGGTTTTGCAGCGACCGGGTCAGCCAAACGACGGTGCTCAAGGTGGAGACGAACATCTGGACGCCGATGTCGACGCCGGCGCTGACGAGGACCAAAGAACTGGAAGCGATGGGCCCCGACATCGACACGCTCAGTGGACCAGGCGAAATTGTGATAACGTCTCCAGAG ACGGCCAAACTGGAAGTGACCCCGGTGGAGCATTCGACGCCGACGATCGTCGACGTCAAACCAGAGTTTCAGCAAACCAAAAGTTTAGACTTTGATGTACAATCAAAAC TTGTAGATCCCGAAAACACTAAACTAATCCACTCTTATGAAAGTACGCACGCGAAAAATTGTCGAGGGTTGATAGAGAAGCGTGCCCATACGATAGACGATTTTATGCGAGGTAAAGCccgtttattttcgaaaaccaacaaaaaaaaacgcttatcaaaaccaaaccaaaacttAAATCTCAAATTTGCAAGCAAAACAAGCAAATCTTTGTAG
- the LOC6043936 gene encoding potassium voltage-gated channel subfamily H member 8 isoform X3: MPVRRGHVAPKTTLIETIIRKFDTHNRSFLVANAQPESCHIIFCSDGFCKMTGFTRAEVMQRSACTEFLQGQMTSQAVVQSIKEALRKGEEQHFEILYYRKNGVKFLCSEVIAPIRSEVDDISLFIINFEDLTNPTTPEPIEQVKLSKFPFLSVDRARASFRQSFRIGHIALRDRGLRLAGYLTPPSDATQEEEEIGINRSAIERGFCSDRVSQTTVLKVETNIWTPMSTPALTRTKELEAMGPDIDTLSGPGEIVITSPETAKLEVTPVEHSTPTIVDVKPEFQQTKSLDFDVQSKLLHFGKQTPNKLRTRKIVEG, translated from the exons ACCGTAGCTTCCTAGTGGCCAATGCGCAGCCGGAATCGTGCCACATCATCTTCTGCTCGGATGGCTTCTGCAAGATGACCGGATTCACGCGGGCCGAGGTGATGCAGCGGTCGGCCTGCACCGAGTTCCTGCAGGGCCAGATGACCTCCCAGGCGGTCGTCCAGTCGATCAAGGAGGCGCTGCGGAAGGGCGAGGAGCAGCACTTTGAGATCCTGTACTACCGGAAGAATG GTGTCAAATTCCTATGCTCCGAGGTGATAGCCCCGATCCGGTCCGAGGTGGACGACATCTCGCTGTTCATCATCAACTTCGAGGACCTGACGAACCCGACCACGCCGGAACCGATCGAGCAGGTCAAGCTGAGCAAAT TTCCCTTTCTTTCAGTTGACCGAGCGCGGGCCAGCTTTCGACAATCGTTCCGGATCGGTCACATCGCCCTGCGGGACCGGGGTCTGCGGCTGGCCGGGTATCTGACGCCGCCCTCGGATGCCAcccaggaggaggaggagatcGGGATCAACCGAAGTGCCATTGAGAG GGGGTTTTGCAGCGACCGGGTCAGCCAAACGACGGTGCTCAAGGTGGAGACGAACATCTGGACGCCGATGTCGACGCCGGCGCTGACGAGGACCAAAGAACTGGAAGCGATGGGCCCCGACATCGACACGCTCAGTGGACCAGGCGAAATTGTGATAACGTCTCCAGAG ACGGCCAAACTGGAAGTGACCCCGGTGGAGCATTCGACGCCGACGATCGTCGACGTCAAACCAGAGTTTCAGCAAACCAAAAGTTTAGACTTTGATGTACAATCAAAAC TGCTGCATTTTGGCAAGCAAACGCCTAACAAAT TACGCACGCGAAAAATTGTCGAGGGTTGA
- the LOC119768676 gene encoding LOW QUALITY PROTEIN: tolloid-like protein 1 (The sequence of the model RefSeq protein was modified relative to this genomic sequence to represent the inferred CDS: inserted 3 bases in 2 codons) encodes MLSLTVLWLSAIALGVDGHQRSRYSVEELLHTTFPTAISGDIDMDPCKSGGFMGDIALPNVNYESEFHKQRLRREEEDLLRQSAVTPVAAREDPLEQEGGVEKSNGSPSGDTKKSDESRKRHHKHRLQQHNQNKTSVKTRRRPTFRKRVTPPKVRRRRKDRPHHRSTRAATAXKERIWDFGVIPYEIDGNFSGLHRALFKQAMRHWENYTCIKFVERDPXEHPNFIVFTERPCGCCSFVGKRGNGPQAISIGKNCDKFGIVVHELGHVVGFWHEHTRPDREDHVVIEKNNIMVGQEYNFNKLSEDEVNSLGQPYDYFSIMHYARNTFSKGSYLDTILPVEIVGQKRPEIGQRLRLSEGDITQTNLLYKCARCGRTFQDHSGSFHSPSYFSKTPAVDAERCEWRITATHGEKIVLNITDLDIFKSDNCRTDFLEIRDGYWYKSPLLGRFCGSRRNSNIVSSTGSRMLLSFITSYRQAGMRGFAAHYEAICGGDINLENGGRLESPNYPADYLPNKECVWRITVPKDYQVALRFQSFDVENHDNCAYDYVEVRDRDSPDAREIGTFCGYKIPPDVRSTSNKMYVKFVSDPSVQKAGFLATLVKEVDECERNDHSCDHDCINTMGGYECGCIAGFELHSDRKSCEKACGGVLTQKTGSILSPSFPREYPMMKDCAWEIVASPQHKITLNFTHFDLEGNTFYQSSECDYDAVTVYSKIGDESLKRHGTFCGSKIPPSITSDSNVMRVEFRSDKTVQKTGFAAVYFADVDECAVNNGGCQHECKNTVGSFVCLCRNGYMLHENGHDCKEGGCKHEITSANGQIYSPNYPDNYPAKKDCIWHFSTAPGHRIRLVFNVFDVELHQECAYDHIALYDGSSQDSHTLGRFCGAKTPHPISSTTNELYMVFNTDTSVQRKGFLASHTTSCGGRLRATSEINHIYSHVAYGVGVYDNGADCEWTIEALPGRKVQLAFLTFDLEEEKQCSYDFVEISSGYDDTSGQQHGKYCGNSMPPEIISMSEVVVIRFGSDDTVGFKGFSASYVAVSPFDDEELATDELLGSESTELGSPFPGSLKTMFISGGHYHGEEDEDGGDYSVASSAAASSSSSARSKVQLSVRNEISSDQQQKPEQRGD; translated from the exons ATGCTGTCCTTGACGGTTCTTTGGCTTTCCGCGATCGCCCTGGGCGTCGATGGACACCAACGGTCACGGTATTCCGTTGAGGAGCTGTTGCATACCACGTTTCCAACGGCGATCTCCGGCGACATCGACATGGATCCGTGCAAGTCGGGTGGGTTCATGGGAGATATTGCCCTGCCTAACGTCAACTACGAGAGTGAATTCCACAAGCAACGGCTTCGGCGTGAGGAGGAAGATCTGCTGCGGCAATCTGCAGTGACACCTGTTGCAGCGCGCGAGGATCCTCTGGAACAGGAGGGTGGTGTGGAGAAGTCGAACGGTTCGCCAAGTGGCGATACAAAGAAAAGTGATGAATCGAGAAAACGCCATCATAAACATCGCCTACAGCAGCACAATCAGAACAAAACAAGCGTCAAGACGAGGAGGAGACCTACTTTCAGGAAACGTGT AACTCCGCCCAAAGTTCGTCGACGACGGAAGGATCGTCCCCATCATAGATCGACGCGGGCTGCAACGG AAAAAGAACGCATCTGGGACTTTGGCGTGATTCCGTACGAGATCGATGGAAACTTCAGTGGGTTGCATCGTGCGTTGTTCAAACAGGCTATGCGACACTGGGAAAACTACACGTGCATCAAGTTCGTTGAGCGCGATCC TGAACACCCGAACTTTATCGTGTTCACCGAACGTCCCTGCGGTTGTTGTTCGTTCGTTGGCAAACGAGGAAATGGCCCACAGGCGATCTCCATCGGGAAGAATTGCGACAAGTTTGGGATCGTGGTGCACGAGCTTGGTCACGTGGTCGGATTTTGGCACGAACACACACGACCCGATCGTGAGGATCACGTCGTGATCGAGAAGAACAACATTATGGTCGGTCAGGAGTACAATTTCAACAAGCTCTCCGAAGACGAGGTCAACTCGCTGGGTCAACCGTACGACTACTTTTCGATCATGCACTACGCCAGGAATACCTTCTCGAAGGGCTCCTATTTGGACACGATCCTCCCGGTGGAGATCGTGGGTCAAAAGCGACCCGAAATTGGTCAACGGCTGCGTCTCAGCGAAGGTGACATCACTCAAACTAACCTCCTTTACAAGTGCGCCAGATGTGGACGCACCTTCCAAGATCACTCTGGATCGTTCCACTCTCCAAGTTATTTCTCCAAAACGCCAGCCGTTGATGCGGAACGCTGTGAGTGGCGCATAACGGCAACCCACGGCGAGAAGATCGTGCTGAACATCACCGATCTCGACATTTTCAAGTCGGACAACTGTCGGACGGATTTCCTGGAGATCCGTGACGGCTACTGGTACAAATCTCCACTGCTCGGCAGGTTTTGTGGTTCACGTCGCAACAGTAACATCGTGTCCTCCACGGGATCCCGCATGCTGCTCTCTTTCATAACCAGCTATCGACAGGCAGGAATGCGTGGGTTTGCCGCACATTACGAAGCGATCTGCGGTGGGGACATCAACCTGGAGAACGGCGGTAGATTAGAGTCTCCCAACTACCCGGCGGATTACCTCCCGAACAAGGAGTGCGTTTGGAGGATCACAGTGCCGAAGGACTACCAGGTGGCGCTCAGGTTCCAGTCGTTTGATGTGGAGAACCACGACAACTGTGCGTACGACTACGTCGAGGTACGGGACAGGGACTCCCCAGATGCGCGCGAAATTGGAACGTTCTGTGGGTACAAAATTCCACCGGATGTGCGATCAACGTCGAACAAGATGTACGTCAAGTTCGTCTCGGATCCATCCGTCCAGAAGGCGGGATTCTTGGCGACTTTGGTCAAGGAGGTAGACGAATGCGAACGCAACGATCACAGCTGCGATCACGACTGTATCAACACGATGGGAGGATACGAGTGCGGGTGCATCGCCGGGTTTGAACTGCACAGTGATCGCAAGTCCTGTGAAAAGGCTTGCGGTGGGGTGTTGACGCAAAAGACGGGATCGATCCTATCACCGTCATTCCCACGTGAGTACCCGATGATGAAGGACTGTGCGTGGGAGATCGTCGCATCACCCCAGCACAAGATCACGCTGAACTTTACCCACTTTGATCTGGAGGGAAACACGTTCTACCAGTCGTCGGAGTGTGACTACGATGCCGTTACGGTGTACTCGAAAATCGGCGATGAATCGTTGAAGCGCCATGGGACGTTCTGCGGGTCGAAAATACCACCGTCGATCACGTCCGATAGTAATGTGATGCGGGTTGAGTTCAGGTCGGACAAAACGGTGCAGAAGACCGGCTTCGCTGCGGTTTACTTTGCGGACGTTGATGAATGCGCTGTTAATAACGGAGGTTGTCAGCACGAGTGCAAGAATACGGTGGGATCTTTTGTTTGTCTCTGCCGAAATGGGTACATGCTACACGAGAATGGTCACGACTGCAAGGAAGGAGGTTGCAAGCATGAAATCACCTCGGCAAACGGTCAGATTTACAGCCCAAACTACCCGGACAACTACCCTGCGAAGAAGGACTGCATCTGGCACTTTAGCACCGCCCCAGGTCATCGTATCCGGTTAGTCTTCAACGTGTTCGACGTAGAACTTCACCAGGAGTGTGCGTACGATCACATCGCCCTGTACGACGGTAGTTCCCAAGACTCCCACACCCTGGGTCGTTTCTGCGGCGCCAAAACACCTCACCCAATCTCCTCAACCACCAACGAGCTGTACATGGTGTTCAACACGGACACCAGCGTGCAACGGAAGGGCTTCCTCGCAAGTCACACGACCTCGTGCGGCGGTCGCCTCCGGGCAACGTCCGAAATCAACCACATCTACTCGCACGTGGCCTACGGCGTCGGAGTCTACGACAACGGAGCCGACTGCGAGTGGACGATCGAGGCCCTGCCCGGCCGGAAGGTCCAACTCGCCTTCCTGACCTTCGACCTGGAAGAGGAAAAGCAGTGTTCGTACGACTTTGTCGAAATTTCCAGCGGGTACGACGACACCAGTGGTCAACAGCACGGCAAGTACTGCGGCAACAGCATGCCCCCGGAGATCATCTCGATGAGCGAGGTCGTCGTAATTCGGTTCGGCTCCGACGATACCGTCGGGTTCAAGGGCTTCTCCGCGTCGTACGTGGCCGTCAGTCCGTTCGACGACGAAGAACTCGCCACCGACGAGCTGCTGGGGTCGGAGAGCACCGAACTGGGATCGCCCTTTCCGGGGTCACTGAAAACGATGTTCATCAGCGGTGGCCATTACCACGGTGAGGAAGACGAAGACGGGGGCGATTACTCCGTAGCATCGTCAGCAGCAGCATCCTCATCATCATCAGCGCGGAGTAAAGTGCAGCTGAGTGTACGCAATGAGATTAGCTCCGATCAGCAGCAGAAGCCGGAGCAACGTGGTGATTGA
- the LOC6043937 gene encoding LOW QUALITY PROTEIN: mucolipin-3 (The sequence of the model RefSeq protein was modified relative to this genomic sequence to represent the inferred CDS: inserted 1 base in 1 codon): protein MSSYSSSSPASTSKQHQPAADHSAVVDVVVAPAESNNENLVGQKQKINTNAAAEPVVQQRETILNDSGVGEGGYRMNINESDEGVVESPVLGHSRSVQQNEERLRRKLQFFFMNPIEKWQAKRRFPYKFVVQVIKIILVTLQLCLFAHSRYTHVNYTWDNTITFSHLFLRGWDITMEVSTYPPETGPLSVYVIEDFFKTIDYAIDGYANLSEAIGPYSYPNEDNTMAPMQLCLYRYKDGTIFGFNESYVFNPEIDSLCLDLDGNVTTIGSRKFLHQKDIHINFSALVKAELKFAIKTVNFKAAGPITSPDCYQFDIQILFNNQDHDGQMTLRLEAEPTRLVCHGDVEFIKKSQFDDALRSILNILVILICIVSFALCARAIYRAQLLRIITCDFFQQTYTKELTTQDKWEFINMWYIMIVCNDVLLVIGSALKEEIERKHFIADDWNVCSLLLGIGNLLVWFGVLRYLGFFKTYNVVILTLKKAAPKITRFLLCALLIYAGFTFCGWLVLGPYHIKFRXLSTTSECLFSLINGDDMFATFTIMSDKSLMLWWFCRIYLYSFTSLYIYVVLSLFISVIMDAYDTIKKYYKDGFPKSDLRMFVGPYDANDFSSGVFRDDDYYECERITFVQSLRRIFCFWRAEPERGPTGYTSLMPKSSTPQAGS from the exons ATGAGCAGTTACTCATCGTCATCGCCAGCGTCGACCTCGAAACAGCATCAACCAGCAGCAGATCATTCCGCAGTTGTAGACGTCGTCGTAGCACCAGCAGAATCGAACAATGAAAATCTGGTAGGGCAAAAGCAGAAAATCAATACCAACGCAGCAGCAGAACCAGTAGTGCAGCAGAGGGAAACTATCCTGAACGACAGTGGTGTGGGTGAGGGTGGCTACAGAATGAACATCAACGAGTCGGACGAAGGCGTCGTGGAGTCCCCGGTGCTGGGCCACTCGCGATCGGTGCAGCAGAACGAGGAACGACTTCGGCGGAAGTTGCAGTTCTTCTTCATGAACCCGATCGAGAAGTGGCAGGCCAAGCGACGATTCCCGTACAAGTTTGTCGTTCAAGTGATCAAGATAATCCTAGTCACGCTGCAGCTGTGTCTGTTTGCGCACTCGCGGTACACGCACGTCAACTACACCTGGGACAATACGATCACGTTTTCTCATCTGTTCCTGCGAGGATGGGACATTACGATGGAGGTCAGTACGTACCCACCGGAAACCGGGCCGCTTTCGGTGTACGTGATCGAGGACTTTTTCAAAACGATCGACTACGCGATCGACGGTTACGCGAACCTCTCGGAAGCGATCGGTCCGTATTCGTACCCCAACGAAGACAACACGATGGCCCCGATGCAGCTCTGTTTGTACCGCTACAAGGATGGTACGATCTTCGGTTTTAACGAGAGTTACGTGTTCAACCCGGAAATCGATTCGCTCTGCCTCGATCTCGACGGAAACGTTACCACGATCGGTAGCCGCAAGTTTCTGCACCAGAAAGATATCCACATCAACTTTTCGGCCCTAGTCAAAGCCGAACTCAAGTTTGCCATCAAGACGGTCAACTTCAAGGCCGCTGGACCGATCACCTCACCGGACTGCTACCAGTTTGACATCCAGATCCTGTTCAACAACCAAGATCACGACGGCCAGATGACCCTCCGACTGGAGGCGGAACCAACCCGCCTAGTCTGCCACGGTGACGTCGAGTTCATCAAAAAGTCCCAGTTTGACGACGCCCTCCGCAGCATCCTCAACATCCTGGTGATCCTCATCTGCATCGTGTCCTTTGCTCTGTGCGCTCGCGCCATCTACCGTGCCCAACTCCTCCGAATCATCACCTGCGACTTCTTCCAACAAACCTACACCAAGGAACTCACCACCCAGGACAAGTGGGAGTTCATCAACATGTGGTACATCATGATCGTGTGCAACGACGTCCTGCTCGTCATCGGATCCGCCCTCAAGGAAGAAATCGAACGCAAGCACTTTATCGCCGACGACTGGAACGTCTGCTCACTCCTCCTTGGCATCGGAAACCTGCTCGTCTGGTTCGGCGTCCTTCGCTACCTAGGTTTCTTCAAAACCTACAACGTAGTGATCCTCACCCTCAAGAAAGCAGCCCCCAAGATCACCCGCTTCCTGCTCTGCGCCCTCCTAATCTACGCCGGCTTCACCTTCTGCGGCTGGCTCGTCCTCGGCCCGTACCACATCAAGTTCC TCCTCTCAACCACCTCCGAGTGTCTCTTCTCCCTCATCAACGGCGACGACATGTTCGCCACCTTCACGATCATGTCCGACAAATCCCTGATGTTGTGGTGGTTCTGCCGCATCTACCTGTACTCCTTCACCAGCCTGTACATCTACGTCGTCCTGTCGCTCTTCATCTCCGTCATCATGGACGCGTACGACACGATCAAAAAGTATTACAAGGACGGCTTCCCCAAGTCCGACCTGCGGATGTTCGTGGGACCGTACGACGCCAACGACTTCTCCTCCGGAGTGTTCCGCGACGACGACTACTACGAGTGCGAGCGGATCACGTTCGTGCAGTCCCTGCGAAGGATATTCTGCTTCTGGCGGGCCGAACCCGAGCGGGGACCAACCGGGTACACCTCGCTGATGCCGAAATCGTCCACGCCACAGGCGGGATCGTAA